A region from the Methylocella sp. genome encodes:
- a CDS encoding polyprenyl synthetase family protein, with the protein MTQGAPGAEFETRLKTVAEATEAILDRLLSASPLSGETARPPRLLEAMRYSTLGGGKRLRPFLLIETARLFGREGEGIFRAAAAVEMIHCYSLVHDDLPALDNDDLRRGRPTTHKAYDEATAILVGDGLLTYAFDVSADPLTHEDPAIRAELVLALARAAGFGGMIGGQVLDLEAERAQGRHSAESVIKLQSMKTGALLHFSVIAGALLGGADAKAKGALSNYGRALGAAFQVADDILDVEADEAVLGKRAGKDADRNKATLVAALGLEAARERRDRLAAQAVAALDSFPEGAEATILKEAARFVALRKN; encoded by the coding sequence ATGACGCAGGGGGCGCCCGGAGCCGAATTCGAGACCCGTTTGAAAACAGTCGCCGAGGCGACCGAGGCCATTCTTGATCGCTTGCTGAGCGCATCGCCTCTTTCGGGCGAGACGGCGCGGCCGCCGCGCTTGCTCGAAGCCATGCGATATTCGACCCTCGGGGGCGGCAAAAGACTGCGCCCATTCCTTCTGATCGAGACGGCGCGGCTATTCGGCCGCGAGGGCGAGGGCATTTTCCGCGCCGCGGCTGCCGTTGAGATGATCCATTGCTATTCGCTCGTACACGATGATCTTCCCGCCCTGGACAATGATGATCTGCGCCGCGGACGGCCGACGACGCATAAGGCTTACGACGAGGCTACCGCGATTCTGGTCGGCGATGGGCTGCTCACCTATGCGTTCGATGTCTCGGCTGATCCTTTGACGCATGAAGACCCGGCGATTCGGGCCGAACTTGTGCTGGCGCTCGCGCGGGCCGCGGGTTTCGGCGGCATGATTGGCGGCCAGGTGCTGGACCTCGAGGCTGAGCGCGCGCAAGGCCGGCATAGCGCCGAAAGCGTCATCAAACTGCAGTCCATGAAAACTGGCGCGCTATTGCATTTCTCGGTCATTGCCGGCGCGCTCCTTGGCGGAGCAGACGCCAAAGCCAAGGGCGCCTTGTCGAATTATGGCCGTGCTTTGGGCGCGGCGTTTCAGGTCGCCGATGATATTCTCGATGTCGAGGCCGACGAAGCCGTGCTTGGCAAGCGGGCCGGCAAGGACGCAGATCGCAATAAAGCAACGCTCGTGGCGGCGTTGGGCCTCGAGGCCGCGCGCGAGCGTCGCGACCGGCTGGCGGCGCAGGCGGTCGCGGCCCTGGATTCATTCCCGGAAGGGGCTGAAGCGACGATTTTGAAGGAAGCCGCGCGCTTTGTAGCCCTGCGCAAAAACTGA